Proteins found in one Balaenoptera acutorostrata chromosome 17, mBalAcu1.1, whole genome shotgun sequence genomic segment:
- the ATP6V1C1 gene encoding V-type proton ATPase subunit C 1 isoform X2, producing the protein MADVLEDSKDKVQENLLANGVDLVTYITRFQWDMAKYPIKQSLKNISEIIAKGVTQIDNDLKSRASAYNNLKGNLQNLERKNAGSLLTRSLAEIVKKDDFVLDSEYLVTLLVVVPKLNHNDWIKQYETLAEMVVPRSSNVLSEDQDSYLCNVTLFRKAVDDFRHKARENKFIVRDFQYNEEEMKADKEEMNRLSTDKKKQFGPLVRWLKVNFSEAFIAWIHVKALRVFVESVLRYGLPVNFQAMLLQPNKKTMKKLREVLYELYKHLDSSAAAIIDAPMDIPGLNLSQQEYYPYVYYKIDCNLLEFK; encoded by the exons ATGGCTGACGTACTGGAGGACAGTAAAGATAAAGTTCAGGAGAATCTGTTGGCCAACGGAG TTGACTTGGTTACTTATATAACAAGGTTTCAATGGGACATGGCTAAATATCCAATCAAGCAGtccctgaaaaatatttctgaaataattgCCAAG ggAGTGACTCAGATTGACAATGACCTGAAATCTCGAGCATCCGCATATAACAACCTGAAAGGGAATCTTCAGAATTTGGAACGAAAGAATGC AGGAAGTTTGCTAACTAGAAGTCTAGcagaaattgtgaagaaggatgACTTTGTTCTTGACTCAGAGTATCTCGTCACATTACTGGTCGTGGTTCCCAA GTTAAACCACAATGACTGGATTAAGCAGTATGAAACACTAGCTGAAATGGTGGTTCCAAGGTCTAGCAA TGTTCTCTCAGAGGACCAAGACAGTTACCTGTGTAATGTCACCTTGTTTAGGAAGGCAGTTGATGACTTCAGACACAAAGCCAGGGAAAACAa ATTCATCGTTCGTGACTTCCAGTATAATGAAGAGGAGATGAAAGcagacaaagaagaaatgaacaggcTTTCTACCGACAAGAAAAAGCAATTT ggACCACTTGTACGGTGGCTGAAAGTGAATTTCAGTGAGGCGTTTATTGCATGGATTCATGTAAAAGCGTTGAGGGTTTTTGTTGAGTCTGTTTTGAG GTATGGCTTGCCAGTGAACTTCCAAGCAATGCTCCTTCAGCCCAAtaagaaaacaatgaagaaacTAAGAGAAGTATTATATGAATTGTATAAACATCTAGATAGCAGTGCAGCAGCTATTATTGAT GCTCCTATGGATATTCCAGGCTTAAACCTGAGTCAACAGGAGTATTACCCCTATGTGTACTACAAGATCGATTGCAACTTGCTGGAATTCAAGTAA